The window TGAGCGCGCACTGAGGCCAACTCAGACACACGGAGGCACCCTGGCTGTAATGTATCTCAAGCAGGGAGTCAACAAATCATAAATCAGACGCTTTCTGTTCGCTGTGGATGTCACAGATCAGGTTTAAAACTCCTGTTCTGTGTCTGGAGGGGAGGCCGCgacaaacacagagaaatgttTAAACAAAATGGAACACAGGAGAACAAAGGTTTTCCCTTCGACTTACTGCTTATGACCTGATTTCATCATTTGAACAGGAACAGTATGTTATCACATTTTTTCATTAtaaatttttattataatttattagtattattattattattattattattattattattattattattattattattattattattggtataataataatgatatataaatgtatttaaTAATATTATAccaataatacaataataataattattattatttttgttgctattattattgttgttgctgttgttgttttttttgttgttattattattgttgatgATGGCCTACTTTACTCGCAACTCTAAAAAAACTGAAGATTTCACCTTTCCTCTCAGATAAAAAATGTAGGACTGCATGTTGGATCATTAACAGTTTACCTTTGGGATTATGGTCTCCAGCTCCTAATTTCCAGCACCAGAAAGGTCAATTAACAGGGCTGACATGATGTCTGTGTGCGCGTGtgagtgtgggtgggtgtgggggagggagggggggtggggtggggggataTGCATAACTGCTCTGGAAgactttttgcattttttaaatgcttaatttatccttctctctctttcacTTAATATGTGTAATAAATCATGTCTGCAGTAGGTGGCGCTGTGAACTCACCCCTGGCACCTCTGTAAACACAataaagagtgtgtgtgtgtgtgtgtgtgtgtgtgtgtgtgtgtgtgtgtgtgtgtgtgtgtcagggagAGAGAGGCAGACGCAGAGAGAGTTCTGCCCGCCCAACCCTTTATCATTAGAAACCTCAGAGCATGAATTACCTTTCCTAAGTCATCGGTGAGAATTTACGACTGGTCAACAAAGGCACGTGACCGCACCCCCCTCTTCTCCGTGtctcccccccacacacacacacaagcacactcaCCCATATCCAGCACGCACACGAGCACACTCACCCATATCCAGCACGCGCACAAGCTCACCACCCCACCCCCATATTTGGACGGCGCACACAAAGCTAAAAACGAAGTACAGTGCAACGCCATAATTCACTAATACATCATAAATCGTTGAAAGTACCAGCGTTATAACGACCGAGAGAAATCCAGCAAATCAAGCGTCCCTCGCGCCTCAGCTGTTAGCCTGCATCTCTCCACAACAACTAAATGAGCTCTTACTTTGTAAACTCGTTCTCGGGGCGCTACCCAAATGGCCCCGACTATCAACTGCTGAATTATGGAGCTAGCAGCGGCGCAATGAACAGCGGGACGTACAGGGACTCTGCCTCCGCCACCGTGCACCATGCGACGGGCTCGTATGGCTACAGCTACAATGGCATGGATCTGACCGTGACCAACCGGGGAGGGGGGGCAGGCGGCGCTCCAAACACCGGAGGACACTTCGGAGGAGGCTCGGTTGCAGGGGACACCTTTGGCTCCCTGACCGCTGAAAGGGGCTTCAGACAGTCGTCCAACTGCCCCCTCGCTTCCACGGCCAAATCCCTCATGTCACCCGAAGGTGAGGACAACAAGCTGGGCTCGCAGAGGTCGTCTCCCCACGCGGAGCAACCAGGAAGCACTAATCTCAGCTCCCCGAACCTGTCGTCCTCCTCCCGGGGTGCCGGCGGCGCGGCGCAGCGCCTCACAGAGCAGGAAGACACCTTAACGCAGACCGGGGAGGCACAGCATGAACGGAACGCCACTCACGGGAGTACCTCGCTTCCTGCGACCGGGCACTCACAGCCGGCTCTGCTGCAGGAGCGCGGCCCGGGTGGATCAGCCGAGGGCAGCATGGGCAGCGAGGCTCAAACACCACAGATCTTCCCCTGGATGAGAAAGCTGCACATTAGCCATGGTACATGCTGCTCTTCAGTTTACACTTTATCGGTACTACATGTTTCAAAAGAGTTCATATTGCTGGATGAATAGATTATTGACAGTAGGCATGCAAAAGCTGCGACAGTTATGTGTTTGcagctgtatgagtgtgtatgTGCACTGAATATTTAACAGACTTGTCAGTGCTTTAATAGGATTTTAGTTGACCAATTTCTTAAGAATAGCTAACAAGGCACACATATAACAACGGTTCCTCGTTGAAACAACCAATAAAGTATTTAGTTACACAGCTGCTCAGTTTAATATTTCCACATTAATGTAAATAAACCAGCAGGAGTGTCAGATGAACGCATAGAGTTCCCTATTACATTTCACCAACTTGAAAATCTGAAGTAATCACACAGTATAAACTAAAGAAGTcccccccacaaaaaaaagaaaaaaaaaagctagggTTAGACGGTTGCCCCTgctgtctttttctcctttcttaTTTTTTCCTACAAAACTACCATAAATCTGTTGAGGGAGCGGCAGGCCGGGCAGCAAAGTGCAACAGGCTGGGGAGCGTAGACAGAGTCgggtgagaaaagaaaagagagaaaaaataaagagaaaccgGGAAGGCTTTGGAGGCTGCTGCTCCTTTGAAAAGTGAAACTTTATTACGTGTGGGAACTTTATTTGGGAGGTGAGACAGAGGACAAGGCAATAAAACCCTGAAGGGACCGGGGGGAGTCAAAAGAAGGGATACGGAGGGGTGATAGTGAAGGTTGAAAGAGAAAAGAGTTGGGTGAAATATAGCAGCACTTTTTTAGCATTGATTGTGAGGCAGACATGTCTGGAATCAAATGTGTGAGAACATTTAGAATGGCCTTATGGCTGCATCCTTACAAGCAACTATTCTAAGGGAGTaaaaattatgttattttctaagTGTGGATGCAGTCAGAATGTACAGTGGCTCTGGTACAATGCTACTTTTTACGGGACTGAAAAGTATTCCTTACATGTTGCTCAGCCCGTGTTTGCATACTTGCATTAATGCGGCATTAATAATGCCGCATTAATGCCGCGCGGCTCATGTCACATACTGACTTCTTCCACTCTTAACAACCCTCAGATATGACCGGTCCCGACGGGAAAAGAGCGCGGACGGCCTACACACGCTACCAGACTCTCGAGTTGGAGAAAGAGTTTCACTTCAACCGGTACCTCACGCGGCGGCGGCGGATCGAGATCGCACACGCGCTCTGTCTCACCGAGCGGCAGATCAAGATTTGGTTCCAGAACCGGAGGATGAAGTGGAAGAAAGACAACAAACTGAAAAGCATGAGCCTTACTCCAGCCGGAAGCGCCTTCCTACCCTAGAAATGAATCCATTTTGAAACGCAGAACTCATCAGTCTCCTCACTCTGTACCCTGCACGTTTCCTGGGAAGGAAATGACACGAACAGTGGAAGAAAACGAAGAAAActtgaagaaaaacagaaaacacacatagaGGCCAGCACATGGAAGAGAGGGCAATGGAGACGGAGAAAGACGTAATCCACACATACCAAATCCAGATTTAAGAGCGCTTAATTTAATCATATAACCAGCTGTAATATACAGTACAGCAGCACAgcactttttctttgtttggcaTATTGGTCTTCGGTGTTTCAGGGCAACATAAATATGACTGCGGTACTTAgtcttgtgaaaaaaagaaaaaaaaagattattagaAAAAACAGGCCGACAACGCACACCCAGATAACAACCAAAAAAGAGGTGGAATTTTTCAAAAGTTCCGAGGAAAGGAGTCAAAGatgaacatggaaaaaaatatacttTTACCTTACGTCTTACTTTAAAAACTTTCTACAAACCATTTTCTGATATgtaaatattattttatgtgCCACGTGCAATGATTTGCAATCGACAAAGAGCTTTCTACGAAAGTTATCATTTCAGTCTGTTTTGTAAGTTATTTACATCCATTAACGCTGTAAGTATATCACAAGTGTTTGAACTGTCCTCTTCCCGAGTttcactcaagtaaaagtgtgCGTGCGCGTgcctgcatgtgtgcatgtcGGTGCCTCTGTCTAAAAGcaagccacccctcatttctttattaattcacacatacatagcctatatatatatatatatatatatatatatgtgtgtgtgtgtgtgtgtgtgtatatatatatatatttgaaagagagagagaaatgtcTTGACTTTTTTAATTGTGACCCGTTGGCTGTGAGCGCGTGTGAGTGCGTGCCGGTGTGAGAACTGTGAAATTGAGTCCTTGTAAGATTTCCGTCAGTGAgctttttttgtgcttgtttgtaACTTGGTGTAAAAGGAAGTAAAAGTAACTGAGGTTTCTCGTATACTTTGGTGACATTCTTGCTTATGTGAAATCCACCTCGGCTGGTGGGTGGACGGGGGGCGTTTGTTTAGTTCCAGAGAAAGATTTCAGTGATTTTCGGCTTACTCCGTGTTCACATCCTGTGGAAAAACGCACGTTCTAAAATGtctgtgaattttttttttctttccaacgcACTACACTCTTTATGCACATCTAGCGCGTGGAATCCACACCGGATTATGCTCAACTACAGTCACCAGTTAGGGAAAGATATCAAACCTGAACGGCACCATGCGTAAAATGCACCAAAACAAGCACTTTGAAGGCCCGAACGCCATATTTCCAAGGCGACAACATCCTGGACAAAATCAGCTTCTCAGAACCAGGAAGACCACTCATAAAGAGGGCCTTATAAAGACCACTGAGTCACACATCCACGTGCATACAAAATATCCATATGTTTTCATCTTTGCTGGCCAGCACTGACCAAACGGTGGACAAATTGGTCCCTTTTCTCCCCTTTCCGCCTGAGCGGAGGCCATTCCCGGATAGATGAAGTTACATTTCTCTGATGCCAAACTGTAAACAACCAAATTAACTTTTAAACTCACCAACTGATGGTGCTGCAGTTTCCCCGCTCATAGCCCTTTTTCTTTCTGAGCAATTGGCGGAGAGAAGGGGCGGCGGGGGGGTTGGAGAGGTCTTCATCTGGACACAatctctgtgtgtatgtgtgctgaGGATCTTTTAAACGAACCCCTTCTGCTTTGGGCCAAACAATAAAGAAAAGGTAGCTTTGACATTCTCTTGTCAAACACATGAGGGTTTTTATCTCGAGGTTGAATCGTAAAGATCAGTCCAAGCCTCATACTGATACCCCTCACTGGTTCTCTACTGATCACGTGGGGTCCATAAAGTTAGTTTTATGGTTTTGGGGAGTTGACATCGTACTATATATTTCACATTCTAGAAAGCAAGTGACGGTTTAACGGCTTCGTGAGGATCCTAAAGGGGTCAGTAAAGTAAAGACGGGGTGGGagaaggagtgtgtgtgtgcgcgtgtgtgtgtgagagagtgagagagaacAGGCCACTACTATCGGCTGCTATTCCTGCTCCGTTTCACACTTGGACCCCGGCGATCCGTGGTCTGTTGCGCTGTGGACGCTGGGAAAAACCCGCAGAGAGGAAGAGCCGGGACGCACAGTAAGTAGTATGAGAGCTGCCTCTCAGTGAGAGCTAAGTGGAGAGAGGGGTGGGATTGGTTAAGTGGGAGAGCGGTAGGGATGTGTAATTACAGAGTCACTCATTCACTGTGTGCACTGCTGCTGCATTAACGCGCTCCGTGTCCCCAGTTTCAAATAAGTGGCATTTTTTGTCGTGACGGAGTCCGAACCGGGCAAAGCGGCCTTATCTTAGTGTGTGCCTACTAATGCTGCACCTGAAGACTTGTTGAGTGTTTCTCGGCGCCAAGACGTGACTGTAAAATACAGAATGGTTTGTTTTCATAACGGTGGGCTGTGTGCTCGTCTGTAAGTGAGCAAACGAGTGAGAAACAAACTAGTTGGAACGGTGCCATGGCTACCAGAGCTACTTTGAGGTTTTCCCGTTGTATTTTCCTGCATTTTAAAACAGATTTGTTTGGTGTGCCTGAATGTTTGAGATAAAGAGGGATGAACTGACACGTTGGACAGTAGGCGCTGCTTTTACGCACAGCCAACAGCAAAGTTGTTTACATGAAGGATTACCACTTGTAAAAATGCTCGTGTGTgttcatggaaaaaaaagagcgtCAAGGACACATGTGCGAGCACATGCACGTGCGCTCTTTAGTGACATGCATCCTTGGGATACAAGTAGATCTTTGTCTGCCTCCGCCCTTGTATTATCCAGACAGGATGGGTGTGAGTGAAAAGTACGTCGTGGACACAAATATTTCCAAGGCTCACCATTGGAGATATTAAAGAGGCTTACTTTACGCCAGAACCTGATTTTCTTGTTTGATTCTGAGCACACGTGCATGCACGAagactcacgcacacacacactcagtaaAAGCGTCCAACTTGTTGCAAAGAACAGCTAATATATTGAACCGGTTTTAAACAATAGGATCAAACAAACTCGCAGTATAAACCAGTTCTAATCGAATATATAATAATAGAATACTGAGGCACAAGTAGGACTGGCTTTAGGTCtgaaaaataattatatttcATCCATGAATGAAAACGACAGAACTGAACCAGGTCAGGGTGCAGTTATTGGCATATGTCAATCAGAAATGATTGCATTTAGATATCTGTGGCACAGTCCACTGGGTGCAGAACTAAATCAAGCAAGAGAACAGTGAGAATGGAACGGGATTCTTCATTATCTGCACGTGTTCAGTGAAATAAACTACACTTACATTAGATTAGGCCGCCATGTTCCATAGAGAATCCCAATGAAGCTGTTTCACCCGAAATATCAGTTAAATTAGGAGTGATAAATGGCAACAAATTACATCAAAGtttagtaagaaaaaaaaaaaacaattgttaaCAATTCCAAATGAATGTGAGAATTCAGTCTGCTGCTCCCCACGAGCCACATGCACTCTGACCCCTTGCTACCTTACGCTCCCAGAAAAAGGAATATCTGACACATGACCGTATTTTATTCAATGAAAATAACTTTGGCTTTAGTTGTGAATTAAAGGCCGGATCCGCGCCGTGCGCGTTGTGTCTCACTGCTTCCTCTGAACATTGTCCATTGTCCTATTTCACTGTCTAAACACGTTTCACGTTTAGTTTTGTCTTGTGTCTGAAGCGGTGAATTAAGACTAATTAAATAAGATGATAAAattacagaaaataaaacaaaaaatgtctcTAACCAACAGAGAGATGGATGACGTCATTACTGCGATGCAACATCATATACAGAATGAAGTATATATACCTAACTTTACGTAACAAAGCTTCATCCTGGTGTCAGgattttttactttgtttttatttcatgaatgaAAAACTAAGAGGAAGTTTTCTCTTTATGTTGGAGAGTGTTCCGCCCTCTGCcgtaatatgtgtgtgtgtgtgtgtgtgtgtgtgtgtgtgggggggggggggggttcctgTCATGAAAATATTCCTATTAAACCTCAGAGAGAGATATGCAAACAACAAAAGCTAATCATTCTCTTTCTCACAACCTCCACTAAAGTTAGTTACATGTGATGTGTACATTTCCATAGAGCTTCATGAAAGTAAATATTTGTAAATATGGAAATTATGATCGACTTAAAACGCGTTTGAACCTTGTTCCAAACTTCTGATCAGGAATCTTATTGtcaatattttctttctttctttctggctTGCTGCATGACTCCGGTGGACCACCGACTGTCATTCCAACCAttctaaaaaaaatgaacaaaaacagcaatattatcattattattactattctTCTGATTATTAATATTATCAGTGGTAACAATGAATGAATGTGAATGATTAAATCCAAGGATGTTTCGCCTTGTGTGATGATCTCGCCTCTCCCTTCTTTTTTCCTACATTTTGGATGTAGGCCTATGTCATTCAGCCTGCTCCGTCCCGCAGTGTCCCACACATGTGTGTCAGGCCGGGCTGAGCAGACCCAACCCACAAAGGCCTGCGCCACATGGGTAGCCTATACATGTATTTGGAGAATGACCCGGGTCCTACAGGAAGTTTGAGTTCAGTAAACAGGAAGGTGAAAGCCTCCCATTTAATTTCTCATCAGCTTCCTCCCTTTAATGATGATACAGAAATGCGCCACCAACCCCCTCCCAGCtacatctgcacacacacacaggctccgGACACATAGGGAGCTGACATTAATGTAGTTCCCATTCTTTTGGACATGACTGAGAAAGGCTCCGACATGGGAAGGCGCAGCAGCGGCGGCTCTGCGGCCTcctttgtttctgctctgtttgtcATCTGTTTCCCGTTTATGTACTCAGGGCAGTTCCAGCCtgcagagctgctgctcctcggCTTTATGTGTACTATGTGTACGGGCTTGCTGCTCCTTTGAAGCTGTCGAGGCTGTCAGAGGGCGCTGAGTTTGTCTTTACATCTTGTGTGTCGGGGATGATGAGTGGGGTGAGTAACTAATGAAACTGGACCTTTATTTCCATGCCTTGGAAAAATGGTGTGATGTATCAGAGAGTCGCGGGCTTTGAGTGGGAGTCACGGAGGTGGGTTTTGTTGTGTTTACTGGCAGGGCACGAGCGAGCTGAGATAGAAAGGTGAAGGCATGGgaatatgtttgtgtgttttcagcATGCACAGCTCCAGTATGATGATGACCTGACGGGATTTAGTTCATTTGTCTAACTCGCTGCACTTTGCATTTTGCCACAGAGGCCTTTCCCTGCACTCAGTCTGTGGTAGATATCAGAAAGCTTAGCCAATAGAAAATATTCTCCATCcatacagtcacacacactgcTGCCTCTGCACTGATGCCCCCGCCCCAACCCTCCCCAAAAACCTTCCTGTGATTGCTTTAGTCCAGCATTTAAATTGCCATTTACCAAGGTTATGGTGATTTGTTGACGTCACAGTTCGCGTGCTCATTGACCAATACGTCAGCATAATGTCCTCTGGATCCTGACAGGGGTGAACGGCTTGACCGATCCTCATGAATAATGAATGACAAGAAGTCACTGCGAGGTCAGCAGACAGGCTCGAGCCACTCACTGCGCAAGAGTTCCGCGCAGGCGCACGAGCGGCAAACGAGCACGGACCACCGCACAAACATTGATTTGTTGACCTTACCCACGCAAATGAGCAGTTGGCTGTTTTCAGAGGTGTCCTGCATTTCCGGATCACAGTTTGAGATCAACAGAAAGCTTCCACAGACTGACTCAGGCAGGCTGGGTAAATACAGCCGGAACCAAACGTTCAACCAAACACCAAAAGGTACTGAGAAGATGATAAATTCCAACCTCAAAAAGTTGCTAACTACCATTTATCTGAGGTCAAATTGGTGGCGCGTGAATCTGTTATTAACGTGGTCATAAATAAACTCAGTTGGGTTTGAAATGATTCAACTCCTTTATCAGTTCCACTGGAGATAACATCTGTCTTCTGATTGATAAtgatactttatttatttatgggttgttttttttgcaacacTAAAATATATTAGTTATTAGTTTTATTTACACATTATGGAGGTTTCTGCTATTTTAAAGCCTTTTTAAATCAATCAGTTGGTTAAATGATCTCACAGGATGCAGATCTCTCGCGCCGCCACCAGAGCCCGCTTCAGACCAGGAGGACGGTGAGAACCAGCCGGGAGCTCCAGGAGCCCCACCATTTCCACTCCCATCACTCCCCCTTCTGATATAGCTCTAACCGGCGTTAATCTGCCGGCTACCAGCCTCCTGTCTGCCTCCTGTCCGGTTCATACAAAACTGAGAAAAGTGATTTTAAAGGGTGGGCTGTCACCGTGCACCACCacagtgctgctgctggaggcAAAGAATAGGAGGGTATTACCCGCAGAACAGCATAGCTGGATGTTTCAGCCAGCAGCCAGTCGACAGCAGAGGGTTCATGGAGTTGAAGGGTCAAAAGTTCGCCGTCGTGCGTGAGTTCCGCCCTCGCATCTACTCACTCACTCCGCCCCAGACCAATTGCTGTATGTCAAAGGCAAAAAGGAGGGAGATGGGGTGTCAGGGAACAGAAGTAGGGGGCCGGGGGGGTACAGATGAGAGAAATGATAGCAGGATGCAAAGAGGAGGTGAAGGCCTGACCTATTTTTTCCCCGAGCCAGTGACAAAGGCAAAGGCTCTGCTGCCGGGGAAATGTACAGCGCGGGGCAGGCAGGGGGGTTCAAGGTGGTGGTGGGAGGGCAGCAGGGATTCAGTTACATGGAGGTGGGTGAAGGATGTCAGGGGGCTGCAGGTGTTTTGCTACACATTTTGTTCACACCGTCTAACATTTGTTTTTCATACTCACGCTCACTTTGTCTTTTCAAACATTGGGATAGAAGTTTCATATAATGCGGAGGAAAGCTGGACTaaaggagaagagaagagaaaagaaaagaaaagaacgtgAAACAGACACAAGGAGGAGAAACCTTAGCTCTATTTAATCTATATCATTTATTTCATATGTGAATTAGACACAACAACTCAGATGTTAATGTCATTAACAATGCTAATAACATTACCCATATCCTGGTGAGGGTGTTTAACATGCAGATGAGctctaacatgaaaaacatttcatatttcata is drawn from Odontesthes bonariensis isolate fOdoBon6 chromosome 21, fOdoBon6.hap1, whole genome shotgun sequence and contains these coding sequences:
- the hoxb5a gene encoding homeobox protein Hox-B5a, with product MSSYFVNSFSGRYPNGPDYQLLNYGASSGAMNSGTYRDSASATVHHATGSYGYSYNGMDLTVTNRGGGAGGAPNTGGHFGGGSVAGDTFGSLTAERGFRQSSNCPLASTAKSLMSPEGEDNKLGSQRSSPHAEQPGSTNLSSPNLSSSSRGAGGAAQRLTEQEDTLTQTGEAQHERNATHGSTSLPATGHSQPALLQERGPGGSAEGSMGSEAQTPQIFPWMRKLHISHDMTGPDGKRARTAYTRYQTLELEKEFHFNRYLTRRRRIEIAHALCLTERQIKIWFQNRRMKWKKDNKLKSMSLTPAGSAFLP